Proteins from a genomic interval of Streptococcus oralis:
- a CDS encoding energy-coupling factor transporter transmembrane component T family protein — protein sequence MDSMILGRYIPGDSIIHRLDPRSKLLAMILLILIVFWANNPLTNLILFVATGIFIALSGVSLSFFVQGLKSMFFLIAFTTLFQLFFISSGNVLFEFSFIRITDYALQQAGIIFCRFVLIIFFSTLLTLTTMPLSLAAAVESLLAPLKRVKVPVHEIGLMLSMSLRFVPTLMDDTTRIMNAQKARGVDFGEGSIVQKVKAMIPILIPLFATSLKRADSLAIAMEARGYQGGKGRSQYRQLRWSQKDTLAILVILVLGCFLFFLKS from the coding sequence ATGGATAGTATGATTTTAGGACGTTATATACCAGGAGATTCCATCATTCATCGCTTGGATCCCCGTAGTAAATTGCTCGCTATGATCCTGTTGATTTTGATTGTATTTTGGGCCAATAATCCTCTCACCAATCTCATTCTGTTTGTAGCGACAGGTATATTTATCGCTTTGTCAGGCGTTTCTCTCTCATTTTTCGTTCAGGGATTAAAATCCATGTTCTTCCTGATTGCTTTTACGACTCTTTTTCAGCTCTTTTTCATTTCAAGTGGAAATGTCCTATTTGAGTTTTCTTTTATAAGAATAACGGATTATGCTTTGCAGCAAGCTGGGATTATTTTCTGTCGTTTTGTGTTGATTATTTTCTTTTCAACTTTGCTAACCTTAACGACCATGCCTTTGAGTCTGGCAGCTGCAGTTGAATCTCTTTTAGCGCCGCTGAAACGCGTGAAAGTTCCTGTTCATGAAATTGGTCTGATGTTATCAATGAGTTTGCGTTTTGTTCCAACTTTGATGGATGACACGACGAGAATTATGAATGCTCAAAAAGCTCGTGGAGTTGACTTTGGCGAGGGAAGCATCGTTCAAAAAGTAAAGGCTATGATTCCAATTTTAATTCCTCTTTTTGCAACGAGCTTAAAGCGTGCAGATTCATTGGCAATAGCCATGGAAGCACGTGGCTATCAGGGAGGAAAGGGTAGAAGTCAGTATAGACAGTTGAGATGGAGTCAAAAGGATACACTGGCAATTCTTGTGATTTTGGTACTGGGATGTTTCTTATTTTTCTTAAAATCTTAG
- a CDS encoding primase C-terminal domain-containing protein, with translation MKKIDLLKCLSIITKDGLRTQKFKNSHLQLISSSEEGRRGSVFAYRSKANMVKARGVVLTSVESLLENQDQFTHWTPNVYCYGSYSDAGRRITRGHSEDNLRQINTFYIDFDITSAAEEMTTGDILTASLELGFMPTLILKSDKGFQAYFVLSESAYVTAHSQFRVVKVAKAISQNLRNYFAQTLPVDITCNHFGIARIPRTDNVEFFEPDYTYSFQEWLDWSMKQSDLPFPSKKPNLTVISGSEGVKQIDEPWYQLLMREGNIKGGKALMGRNNVLFTLALANFSSGIDQEECEEVLSSFNANLDEPLSSAEYHKIITSAYSGKYEAASRDYVMTLCKAWVNQELKASDLFVKQRWYKFKKKRADRKNSHLHEWKTDVMAYLEGFYQSEDPFIQTTKKEIREKLNIPERSLDKVLKVLKAEQKIFFTVKHGRGGGIRLASIKAILLSLIQVKKERQEAYMANIAAFFEESIEFTQRVIERVKDGFKQTQQLSLFELDIG, from the coding sequence ATGAAAAAGATTGATTTATTAAAATGCTTATCCATCATCACAAAAGACGGATTAAGAACACAAAAATTTAAGAATAGTCATCTACAGCTCATCTCTTCATCTGAAGAAGGAAGACGAGGGTCTGTATTTGCTTATCGTTCAAAAGCGAATATGGTGAAGGCACGTGGTGTTGTTTTAACCTCTGTCGAATCATTGCTGGAGAACCAGGATCAGTTTACACACTGGACTCCTAACGTATATTGCTACGGAAGCTATAGCGATGCTGGTCGACGGATTACACGTGGACACTCTGAAGATAATCTTAGACAGATTAACACATTCTACATTGACTTCGATATTACCTCTGCAGCTGAAGAAATGACGACAGGAGATATTTTAACCGCTTCTCTGGAGCTGGGTTTTATGCCGACGTTGATTCTAAAATCTGATAAAGGATTTCAAGCCTATTTTGTCCTCTCAGAATCAGCCTATGTTACAGCTCATTCCCAATTTCGAGTGGTGAAGGTGGCCAAAGCAATCTCTCAAAATTTGAGAAATTACTTTGCTCAAACCTTACCAGTAGATATAACCTGTAACCATTTTGGAATTGCTCGGATTCCTCGAACTGATAATGTCGAATTCTTTGAACCTGACTATACCTATTCATTCCAGGAGTGGTTAGATTGGTCAATGAAGCAATCAGACCTTCCCTTCCCAAGTAAAAAGCCAAATTTGACGGTTATTTCAGGTTCTGAAGGGGTAAAACAGATTGATGAACCCTGGTATCAATTGCTGATGAGAGAGGGGAATATCAAAGGTGGAAAAGCCTTGATGGGAAGAAACAACGTTCTTTTCACGCTAGCTTTAGCGAACTTCTCTTCAGGAATCGATCAGGAAGAGTGTGAGGAGGTTCTTTCTAGTTTTAATGCGAATCTAGACGAACCACTCTCTTCAGCTGAATATCATAAGATTATCACAAGCGCCTACTCAGGAAAATATGAAGCTGCTAGTCGTGACTATGTGATGACTTTATGTAAAGCATGGGTCAATCAGGAACTCAAGGCTTCAGATCTCTTTGTGAAGCAACGTTGGTACAAGTTTAAGAAGAAACGTGCAGACAGAAAGAATAGTCATCTTCATGAATGGAAAACAGATGTCATGGCCTATTTAGAAGGCTTCTATCAATCTGAGGATCCATTTATCCAGACGACGAAAAAAGAGATACGAGAGAAGTTGAACATTCCTGAGCGCTCATTAGACAAAGTATTGAAAGTTCTCAAAGCAGAACAAAAGATCTTCTTCACAGTCAAACACGGTCGTGGAGGAGGCATCAGATTAGCCTCTATCAAAGCAATCTTGCTTTCCCTTATCCAGGTGAAGAAAGAACGTCAGGAGGCTTATATGGCCAATATTGCTGCTTTCTTTGAAGAAAGTATAGAGTTCACTCAGAGAGTGATAGAAAGGGTTAAAGATGGCTTTAAACAAACACAACAACTATCTCTATTTGAGCTTGATATTGGATAA
- the mreD gene encoding rod shape-determining protein MreD, whose product MRLLKQVGIFFLLPFLVLIDAHIGQLVESFYPHFHLASHFLFLFLLFETIEVSEYFYLAYCCIAGLVYDIYFFHLIGIATLLFILIGASLHKFNSVTLLNRWTRMLTIVVMSFLFDMGSYLLALAMGLTVESMPVFIVYSLVPSMILNFLWMVIFQYIFEKYYL is encoded by the coding sequence ATGAGACTGTTAAAACAAGTTGGTATTTTCTTTTTACTTCCTTTTCTTGTGCTAATTGATGCACATATTGGTCAATTAGTAGAATCCTTTTATCCACATTTTCACTTAGCCAGTCATTTCCTGTTTTTATTTCTCTTGTTTGAGACAATTGAGGTATCAGAATACTTCTATCTAGCTTATTGCTGTATAGCAGGTTTGGTGTACGATATCTATTTTTTCCACTTGATAGGAATTGCGACGCTTTTATTTATCTTGATAGGTGCCTCACTTCACAAGTTTAATAGTGTGACTTTGTTGAACCGTTGGACGAGAATGTTAACAATAGTTGTGATGAGCTTCCTATTTGATATGGGTAGTTATCTCCTGGCCCTTGCTATGGGACTGACAGTAGAATCAATGCCAGTTTTCATTGTCTACAGTCTTGTCCCATCAATGATTTTAAACTTTTTGTGGATGGTGATTTTCCAGTATATTTTTGAAAAATATTATCTATAA
- a CDS encoding modification methylase Sau96I, translating into MDREALYNELIQSEPLGFIDPFSDLGEFDPLQLKFKQPVKDLVNRYSGQPYSLTWQHKIMEMRKLFIAYQIALNEEDKQINFQRRTRSEESKEHADAIVTTYLKLGFSFKEIEKRVSLSYKQLRRGWRRSDHIMTNSPEFYSKGDLSEGYCLPSKKLPKSMRINEG; encoded by the coding sequence ATGGACAGAGAAGCGCTATACAATGAATTAATTCAAAGCGAACCATTAGGTTTCATTGATCCATTCTCAGATCTTGGAGAGTTTGATCCTCTTCAGCTGAAATTTAAACAACCCGTAAAGGACTTAGTGAATCGATATTCAGGACAACCTTACAGCTTGACCTGGCAACATAAAATTATGGAAATGCGGAAGTTGTTTATTGCCTATCAGATAGCATTAAATGAAGAAGATAAGCAGATAAACTTTCAGCGAAGAACAAGAAGCGAAGAGTCCAAAGAACATGCTGATGCTATTGTAACAACCTATTTGAAGCTGGGATTTAGTTTTAAAGAGATTGAGAAGCGTGTTTCTTTATCTTACAAGCAACTTCGTCGAGGATGGAGAAGAAGTGATCACATAATGACAAATAGTCCTGAATTTTATAGCAAAGGGGACTTATCTGAAGGTTACTGTTTACCGAGTAAAAAGCTACCTAAAAGTATGAGAATAAATGAGGGATAG
- a CDS encoding DUF2786 domain-containing protein, which translates to MDNKIIEKIQNLLELAYDAPNDEEGQTALLMAQRLMVKHNLSMNDLTNSKTQKDIGETIGTWEYRLPWWQEKLAGILGENFRCKTIRRRLPEDGITQIIFFGYQSDAEFCSKVYEGALLYLKYRLKRLFPTVSRARWKDYKKSYLLGFLNGVDQRFQGQVQSSEEFGLMVKIPAEVLEEQHRRMGSLNNRTINVKVNVDYEAYIAGFEHAKETRLLSEELLNK; encoded by the coding sequence ATGGATAATAAAATTATTGAGAAGATACAAAATCTTTTAGAGTTAGCTTACGATGCACCAAACGATGAAGAGGGGCAGACTGCCCTTCTGATGGCTCAAAGACTTATGGTGAAGCATAATCTTTCTATGAATGATTTAACGAATAGTAAAACTCAAAAAGATATTGGTGAAACAATAGGAACATGGGAATACAGACTTCCATGGTGGCAAGAAAAGTTGGCAGGTATTTTAGGTGAAAATTTTAGATGTAAAACGATAAGAAGACGACTTCCTGAAGACGGCATCACACAGATAATTTTCTTTGGATATCAATCTGATGCTGAATTTTGTAGTAAGGTTTACGAAGGTGCGCTTTTATACCTTAAATATCGGCTGAAACGACTTTTTCCTACAGTATCAAGAGCAAGATGGAAAGACTATAAGAAATCGTACTTACTTGGTTTCTTAAATGGAGTAGATCAACGTTTTCAGGGACAGGTTCAATCATCAGAAGAATTTGGTTTGATGGTAAAAATCCCAGCAGAAGTTTTGGAAGAACAACATCGTCGCATGGGAAGTTTAAATAATAGAACCATTAATGTTAAAGTTAATGTTGATTATGAGGCCTATATTGCTGGTTTTGAACATGCAAAAGAGACCAGGTTGTTATCAGAAGAATTATTGAATAAATGA
- a CDS encoding synthase, with product MIFGFIVLFVVGVCISFSGVFIIAKNTDIRLSWSGEKDFFPNLTTWEWMVSIFLIIVGGVMIYFSYKELAPYFISVLDFKL from the coding sequence ATGATTTTTGGATTTATTGTATTGTTTGTTGTAGGAGTGTGCATTTCGTTCAGTGGAGTATTTATCATAGCTAAAAATACAGACATCAGACTTAGCTGGAGTGGTGAGAAAGATTTCTTTCCAAATCTAACTACTTGGGAATGGATGGTGAGTATCTTTTTAATTATTGTAGGAGGGGTAATGATTTACTTCTCATATAAAGAGTTGGCACCATATTTTATAAGTGTATTGGACTTCAAACTATAA
- the pcsB gene encoding peptidoglycan hydrolase PcsB — MKKKILASLLLSTVLVSQVSVLTTVHAETTDEKIAAQDSKISDLTAQQKEAQKQVDEIQTQVTAIQTQQTNLQAENETLQAESKKLEGEITELSKNIVARNESLEKQARSAQTNGAATSYINTIVNSKSITEAISRVAAMSEIVSANNKMLEQQKADKKSISEKQVANNEAINTVIANQQTLADDAQTLTTKQAELKVAELNLAAEKATAEGEKATLLEQKAAAEAEAKAAAEAEAAYKARQTSQQQSVVASGNTSFSAQVQATSTSASASASASDDEDSSYTPAPTPTPTRQRPTYSTNASSYPTGECTWGAKTLAPWAGDYWGNGAQWATSAAAAGFRTGSTPQVGAIACWNDGGYGHVAVVTAVSSSTSIQVSESNYGGDRTIGNKRGWFNPTTTSEGYVTYIYPN, encoded by the coding sequence ATGAAGAAAAAAATCTTAGCGTCACTTTTATTAAGTACAGTATTAGTCTCTCAAGTGTCGGTGTTAACAACTGTTCACGCTGAAACAACTGATGAAAAAATTGCTGCTCAAGATAGTAAGATTAGTGACTTGACAGCCCAACAAAAAGAAGCTCAAAAACAGGTAGATGAAATCCAAACGCAAGTTACAGCCATTCAAACACAGCAAACAAACTTGCAAGCTGAAAATGAAACACTACAGGCGGAATCTAAAAAACTTGAAGGAGAAATTACAGAGCTCTCTAAGAACATTGTTGCTCGTAATGAATCTTTGGAAAAACAAGCACGTAGCGCACAAACAAACGGTGCTGCAACTAGCTATATCAATACAATTGTAAATTCAAAATCAATTACAGAAGCTATTTCCCGTGTTGCGGCTATGAGCGAGATTGTATCAGCTAACAATAAAATGTTGGAACAACAAAAAGCTGATAAAAAATCAATCTCAGAAAAACAAGTTGCAAATAATGAAGCAATCAATACTGTAATTGCGAACCAACAAACGCTTGCTGACGATGCACAAACATTGACAACAAAACAGGCGGAGTTAAAAGTTGCTGAGTTGAACCTTGCTGCAGAGAAAGCTACTGCAGAAGGCGAGAAAGCTACCTTGTTGGAACAAAAAGCAGCAGCAGAGGCAGAAGCGAAAGCAGCAGCTGAAGCAGAGGCAGCTTATAAAGCACGTCAAACAAGTCAACAACAATCAGTTGTTGCTTCTGGAAACACAAGTTTCTCAGCTCAAGTGCAAGCAACATCTACATCAGCGTCAGCATCAGCATCAGCATCTGACGACGAGGACTCAAGCTACACCCCAGCACCTACTCCGACTCCTACTAGACAACGTCCAACATACAGTACAAATGCTTCAAGTTATCCAACTGGTGAATGTACTTGGGGAGCTAAAACATTAGCACCTTGGGCTGGAGATTACTGGGGTAACGGAGCGCAGTGGGCTACAAGTGCAGCGGCTGCAGGATTCCGTACTGGATCAACTCCACAAGTTGGTGCGATTGCATGTTGGAATGACGGTGGATATGGACACGTAGCGGTTGTTACAGCTGTTTCATCATCAACTAGCATTCAAGTATCAGAATCAAACTATGGTGGAGATCGTACAATCGGTAACAAACGTGGATGGTTCAATCCAACTACAACTTCTGAAGGTTATGTTACTTATATCTATCCAAACTAA
- the mreC gene encoding rod shape-determining protein MreC, whose product MNRFKKSKYLIIVFVTVLAVSVLLVTTYSSAIVTKLGDGISLVDRIVQKPFQWFDTFKSDLGHLTQTYNENESLKKQLYQLEVESNQSESLKNENEQLRQLLDMKSKLQATKNIAADVITRSPVFWKQELTIDVGSSKGASENMLAIANGGLIGSVSKVEDHSTTVNLLTNTENSDKISVKILHGSTEIYGIIVGYDKETELLKISQLNSNSDISAGDRVTTGGLGNFNVKDIPVGEVVATTHSSDYLTREVTVKLSADTKDLHVVELVGN is encoded by the coding sequence ATGAACCGTTTTAAAAAATCAAAATATCTAATCATCGTTTTTGTCACAGTTCTGGCAGTTTCTGTTCTATTAGTGACAACCTATTCAAGCGCTATTGTGACGAAACTAGGAGATGGGATTTCCTTAGTAGATAGAATTGTTCAAAAACCTTTTCAGTGGTTTGATACTTTCAAATCAGATTTGGGACATTTGACGCAGACTTACAATGAAAACGAAAGTCTAAAAAAACAGCTCTATCAACTAGAGGTAGAATCTAATCAATCAGAAAGTTTAAAAAATGAAAATGAACAACTACGTCAGTTGCTGGATATGAAGTCAAAATTGCAGGCTACAAAAAACATAGCAGCAGATGTAATTACGCGTTCACCGGTATTTTGGAAGCAAGAGTTAACGATAGATGTAGGAAGTTCAAAGGGTGCTTCTGAAAATATGTTGGCCATTGCAAATGGGGGCTTGATTGGCAGTGTTTCAAAAGTGGAGGATCATTCAACGACTGTCAACCTATTGACAAATACCGAAAATTCGGATAAAATTTCCGTTAAAATCTTGCATGGTTCTACTGAAATTTATGGAATTATCGTTGGTTATGACAAAGAAACCGAACTTCTTAAAATTAGTCAATTAAACAGTAACAGCGACATTAGTGCTGGAGATAGGGTGACTACAGGGGGGCTTGGAAACTTTAATGTTAAGGATATTCCTGTTGGAGAGGTTGTTGCTACAACTCATAGCAGTGATTATCTAACACGAGAGGTAACAGTAAAGTTAAGTGCTGATACTAAAGATCTTCATGTGGTAGAGTTAGTGGGGAATTAG